The genomic interval GTCTGAGTTCAGGGGCTCGAACAACACGTCGGCCGGGCCGCCGACCTTGAACGTGGTCAACGGCGCCAGCGGCGCATCGACGATGATGCGCCCGGCACCAAAAGCCGCCGCCAGGTTCTCGACCAGGGCGCTCACGACGCGTCCCTCAAGTCGGCGTAGCGCAACAGTTGGCGTTCGCGGGCAATCAACGCCGCCACCGCCTCTTGTCGCGAGCAGAGGATCAGCTCGATGAAGTCGCCGGGCGCAAGCTGCGCGGCCAGCGGCAGATCCGCCGAGATGACGTGACCCACCTTCGGATATCCGCCGGCGGTCTGTCGATCCGCCATCAGCAGGATCGGCTCGCCGGCCGACGGCACCTGGATCGCGCCCATGCCGACCGGCTCGGAGATCAACTCCCCTTCTAGCGCGCGCACGAGCGGCGGACCTTCGAGGCGATACCCCATGCGGTTCGATCGCGGCGAGATCCGAAAGCTGACGCCGGCCAGGGCCTTCAACGAATCGTGACGAAACCAGCTGTCCTGCGGTCCGGCGATCATGCGCAGGCGCGCCCGGCCGCCGGTCGGCAAGGTGAGGCCGTTGGCCTTTCGCGGCGGCCGGGACCCGGGCCGATCCTGGACCGGCAGGCGATCACCGGCCCGGAGTGCTCGACCCTCGACACCGCCCATGCCGCTCACCAGGTGCGTGGCCCGACTGCCGAGCACGACCCCGGTCAGCAATCCGCCGGCCACGGCCAGATACGCGCGCGCGCCCTGCACAATCCGGCCGAACTTCAGGCGCTGGCCGCGCTCCACACCAAACGACGCCCCCATCGGCACCGGTCGCCCGTCGCACGTGACCTCGAACAGCGCGCCGACGATGGC from Acidobacteriota bacterium carries:
- a CDS encoding biotin-dependent carboxyltransferase family protein yields the protein MNLGALEITKPGLLTSVQDLGRHGHQAVGVPVAGPMDTFSHRLANHLVGNDPDAATLEITLIGPEVLLDADTTVAIVGALFEVTCDGRPVPMGASFGVERGQRLKFGRIVQGARAYLAVAGGLLTGVVLGSRATHLVSGMGGVEGRALRAGDRLPVQDRPGSRPPRKANGLTLPTGGRARLRMIAGPQDSWFRHDSLKALAGVSFRISPRSNRMGYRLEGPPLVRALEGELISEPVGMGAIQVPSAGEPILLMADRQTAGGYPKVGHVISADLPLAAQLAPGDFIELILCSRQEAVAALIARERQLLRYADLRDAS